CACGTTCTTGCCTTTCGAGCACTTTACCGCCGGCGGTGTGCCGGTCTACGGCCAACCTCGCGAGTTTCAAGCTCCCCCAGGATCGCTGGCTCTCATTACTGGGGATGAAAAACTCTCAGCAGTGGTGTACCGCGATAACAAAGTTCGGATGGCTCAGTTCGATCGGTCCAACCTCCGGTTCGAATTCTCCGACCCACGTTCGGTCGAGGTACCCGGCGGGCTAAAGACTCTCACTGCGACGTCACTCACGAATAATCGCATCGCGGTGCTGTTTACGAAAGGGGATGGTAAAGCCCATGGAGTGCCTGGTGCCCATTCTCATTCGGCAGAATATCGGCCATTTAACGGATCGGGAATTTGGCGTGGCAAGCTATCGTACGCGGTGCTAGGAGCATTGAAACTGGGGATGGACACGCCCGCTGCGGAGGTAAGTTTCCCGATCTTCCCTTCTCAGCGAGACTTTCTGATTCGCTGCACGGGTCTATCTCAGGTGGAGTTTCCTGCGCATGAACAGCGGGGCGTGATGGGAGCGGCTTCGCAAGGAATGTTCTACTACTTTCGTAACTCAACTCAGAACGGATTGGAGTTGGAACCAGCGGTGTTGATGTGTGGTGCTGATAGCAACGGCATGCGGCATCCCGGCATCTACCCGAGTCCGGCAGCGATTCCCGATCCGACCACCGGGGACTCGGATCTCCTGGTGGCGGACACCAGCGCGGTTTGGTTCTATAACTTTTCAGGTCGGTTTAGCTCGCGCGGCGGACCGATTTATGATCCACCGGTGCCGGTGCTGATCAAGGACCCAGCCCTGATGATCGGAGCGCTGCCCGTCCTGACCTCGGGCGACTTGGACGGTGACAGGCTGACGGATCTGCTGAGTGGAAACGACGCCGGACACTTCTTTTTCATTCGCAACATTGGAACGGCAGAGCAAGCTGAGTTTGCTGCACCGCAGCGAATCAATGCAGGCGGGAAAGTGGTTAAAGTCGATGCTGGTTACACCGGAATCCAAGGCCCTTCGGAGTCACGCTGGGGGTACACCTGCCCGACACTGGTCGATTGGAATCACGACGGATTACTGGATATTGTCTACAACAGTATCCAAGCGGATATTTCTGTAATGCTTCATGAGCCGGGTTCCAATCCTCCCGCATTTGCGCCGCCGGTGGTTTTAAAGAGTGATACGATGGAACTGCATTTGGTTTGGCGTACTCAACCTGCCATCACCAATTGGGGTGTTGCTGACGGTCCTCAATGCATCATCGTCAATGACGAACAGAATCAGTTGCGTCGGTACTGGCAGGTAGATGATTACAACGTCACTCCGGGCGAGGTCCTTCGGTTGACGACGGGCGAACCTATTCAAGCACATGGAAAACGATTCGCTGGGCAGTTTGGTCGAACCAAGTTGCAAGCAGTCGACTGGGACGGTGATAGCGTTATCGACCTGCTCGCTGGCACGGGCCGGGCAGCTTCACTGCCTGGCCCCGGCGGAATCCCCGACGACACCTTTGAGGGAGAGCGGCGACAGGCAAGCGTCTTGTTTCTTCGCAATGCAGGCACCAATAGTGAACCGGTTTTCGAATACCCGCGCGTCATGACCTTCAACGGCGACAAGCTCGAGATGGGGACGCACAGCTGCTCGCCTTTAGCGGTGGATCTGGGACGTGGTCAACTGGATTTGTTGGTGGGTGAGGAACACGGCAGCGTGATCTACTATCCACGAGAGAAGCTGGCGACAGTTTCCGTAGGTTCGGCTGACGCATCGCCCGCTGTGGAATCCATTCCAAACGATTAGCGGTTTCACCACTAATGCACGAAAATGCAAGCCGGTCGATCGCCCCGGTGGATTTCCATGCAGTTTTCCCGCGTCGTGGTCACACAATTGCTGCCGTGGCAGCCTTGCAGACCAGCTGCGATGGGCTTGGCACACCAGTTGCTCTACCTCTTGTAGACAAGTTCAGTGGCGGTCCCAGCACGATTACCTGCCAGAGCCGATTTCCGCCACGCTCTGGCCCATTGGAGAAGATACCATGAGAAAGTCGTTTCTTTTTAGCTCGCTCGCCGCCATGTTGACCTTCGCCTTGGTCGGCTGTGATGTCGAGCAGACGCGCGAAGGTGAACTGCCAACCGTTGATGTCGACCCTGGGCAAGTCCCGGCCTATGACGTCGATGCACCCGATGTCGATGTGTCGATGGAGGAATCGACGGTCGAGGTTCCCGATGTCGACGTGGAGATGAAGGAAAAAGAAGTCGAGATGCCCAGTATCGACATCGACTTGCCAAAAGACGAGTAGTCAAGCTGGGCACTCGGAACTGACCGGGTTCCCGCTATGGTAAACATAGGGCGAGCAAGACCTGCTCGCTGCCACGTTGAGTGGGCATCTTTCACCCCAATCGATTAAGCGTTTCTCAGCAATATGAACACCAGCGGAGACGACAAGACTGCGGCCTCCAACTGGCTGGTTCACCAATGGATCGTCGCTGGCATTGTTTCCGCGTCGGCGCGATTCATTCCGATACCGTTTGTTGATGACGCTGTCCGCAGCCAGTGTCGCCGTTTTGTGGTGTCACGAACGCTTTCGTCCCATCAGCCAGCAATTCCGATTGATCGACTCAAGCCGTACTATTCCGACGGCGAAGGGTGTCTCCAAGGTTGCCTCGGTATGGCCCTGAAAGCTCCTATCAAGCTGCTGTTGTTTCCCATTCGGAAAATTGCCAGCGTGTTGACGTCCATCCACAGCGTGCCAATTGAAGTGCTACGGCTTGTGTTGCTGGGGCGGACGCTCGATCGCTACCTCAGCGCGGGAAGACTCAGTGGCGACCCGCTTCAATCCGCTCAGATGCGGCGCGCCTTCGAGGGTGCATTCGCGCGAATGGATTTCCGCGTTGTCCGCGCTGGCATGGCTGACGCACTCTCAAGTGTTCGAGGCTGGAAGACGGCAGCAACCGGGCTCGCGAAGAAGCTCGCCGGACGTCGAAGTGTCGAAAGCGAGGAGCTCGAATCGCCACCGGAAGTGGAGCAGGGGGCTCAGGAGATTCAGGTGTTTCTCGATCGGCCTGACACCTTGGCACTCTTTGCGGAGTTTGACCGTCGTTTCGACGAACTCATGTCCGCTGAGTCTCGCTAACTTCACACGTCGTGGTTCCGCCCCAGGCGAAGGTCACTTTGCCAATAGGTGAAAATAGGCGCGGGCTGCGCGGTGAAAGGCGAGTCCCTGCCATTCAGCGGCGTGATCTGCGGGGATGAGGCCAACGAGGGTGGGTGAACGGTAGAGCGCCTCGAGAGCAGCCTGCACGAGCGCGTCAGAGGCGTCTTGGCGACACACAAGAAAGGCGGTGGTACCTAGCGTTTCGATGGTCGCGTCTTCATCTCCTGTCGTTGGACTGTCGATGTCGGCCTCGCGCAGTGATGCCTTGGCGGTGTAGGTGTTGCGATACGTCGAACGCTGCAGGATCATTGGCAGGAGCGTGGGATGTTGTAGCGAAATCGCCACACTACCGGTCAGTGATATCAGCTCCCAACTCCCGTCTGCCAAAATCCCACGGACCAGTTCACTGCCGGGACCAATGCAGATGATCGCGACGGACACCCGGTCTTCACCGGGCGAAGTCGGGACCAGCATGCTTTTCAGTTGAGGCCACTCCACGTCAATCCGCGGGCAGGTATCCGCATCTAGATCCAGTGAGTCCAGCACCAGATCGGCAGCGCGTCGCGATCCGCTGCCGGCAGGACCGACGGCAATTGCGTGTCCCGGCAGGTCGGCAATGGAGCGAACCGGACCATCGCGGCGGACCAGAACATGGACGGCCTCATAAAACAGCGGTGCCACCACCGCGAGTTCGTCTCCACCGACCGCCGAAGCCTGCATCGGTGCAAGATGCACCTGCCCGGTCACGAGTTGCTCACGATTGTCCCAGGTGCCGTTCGTCGGAACGACCCGGCATGGAATGCCGGTCTCCTGTTGCATCATCTCGGCAAGGTGGGCGGCGGTGTCGGTGTACAACCCACCGACCAACCCACCAGCCAATTTGACTTCGCTCGGCATCGCCGCGATGCGGTGATGATGCCACCAGGACCATGACAGGATCACCAGTGGTATCAGGGCGGCGAGGATGACCATCATGGTCTGAAACCGCCGCTGGCCGATGGGGGCATCCGTCGAGGGCTGGCCCATCAAGGCTGCGACGACGGGGACCTGCCGAGTCCACTCGATGGTCTTGCCTAACCTGCCTTTGGAGCGGGCTGAAATGGATCTGCCCGCGAGGTAGCAATCAAGATCATCGGCGAGCTGACCGGCGGTCGCGTAGCGAAGGTGGGGTTGCTTTTCTAAACATTTGCCCACGATCGCTTCAATCTCGAGATCGGCATGGGCGCACACACTGCGCAGGGCAGGGGCCGGGTGATGGGCCACTCGCATCAACGTTTGCATTACGGTATCGCCGACGAGCGGCGGATGTCCCGCGATAGCTGCGAACAGGATGCCGCCGAGTGAATAGATGTCACTCTGCGAGGTCGCTTCGTCACTGTTTCCGACCGCCTGCTCAGGAGCCATGTAGTGGGGAGTGCCGATGGCGGTGCCCTGGCCAGTCAAACTGCTGTCGGCGTCAATATGTTTTGCCAAACCAAAATCGGTCACATGAATCTGATCGTGCTCGTCGATCATCACGTTGCCAGGCTTGAGATCGCGATGCAAGACGCCGCGACTGTGGGCATGCTGGATAGCTCTAGCAACATCGCGAACGATCGCGGCCGCCCGACGTGGCGGCAGGGGGCCGTTGGACAGCACGCGTTGCAAATCCGTGCCGGGGATGTACTGCATTGAAAAGAAGTGGTGCCCCGCCAGTCGACCGAATTGATGGACGGCGACGATATTTGGGTGCCGCAATCGCGCGGCGGCTTTC
This genomic window from Allorhodopirellula heiligendammensis contains:
- a CDS encoding FG-GAP repeat domain-containing protein, producing the protein MRKQDKRVPFLAACAFLVALVSRSPVADAQTQPWAAGEKLRLAVDVGPLGVTRHSQVPLLGTADILGNGPYDLLVSNRTFLPFEHFTAGGVPVYGQPREFQAPPGSLALITGDEKLSAVVYRDNKVRMAQFDRSNLRFEFSDPRSVEVPGGLKTLTATSLTNNRIAVLFTKGDGKAHGVPGAHSHSAEYRPFNGSGIWRGKLSYAVLGALKLGMDTPAAEVSFPIFPSQRDFLIRCTGLSQVEFPAHEQRGVMGAASQGMFYYFRNSTQNGLELEPAVLMCGADSNGMRHPGIYPSPAAIPDPTTGDSDLLVADTSAVWFYNFSGRFSSRGGPIYDPPVPVLIKDPALMIGALPVLTSGDLDGDRLTDLLSGNDAGHFFFIRNIGTAEQAEFAAPQRINAGGKVVKVDAGYTGIQGPSESRWGYTCPTLVDWNHDGLLDIVYNSIQADISVMLHEPGSNPPAFAPPVVLKSDTMELHLVWRTQPAITNWGVADGPQCIIVNDEQNQLRRYWQVDDYNVTPGEVLRLTTGEPIQAHGKRFAGQFGRTKLQAVDWDGDSVIDLLAGTGRAASLPGPGGIPDDTFEGERRQASVLFLRNAGTNSEPVFEYPRVMTFNGDKLEMGTHSCSPLAVDLGRGQLDLLVGEEHGSVIYYPREKLATVSVGSADASPAVESIPND
- a CDS encoding serine/threonine-protein kinase → MSELDPNEEPRFTTDIETQIDQAFAAYLQACDRGEVESREDFLKQFPSLSGQLRELMDAADLIGSFTHTSGPPQKLPTESVADQFLHGDSFPGNDDAETIGIAALGPHETDGDLSGLDPHATLPVANRPRGDSGPSLPFEMEDYTLLKVLGMGGMGVVYLAKQRDLDRLVAVKMIRSGILAGSDEVKRFYTEAKAAARLRHPNIVAVHQFGRLAGHHFFSMQYIPGTDLQRVLSNGPLPPRRAAAIVRDVARAIQHAHSRGVLHRDLKPGNVMIDEHDQIHVTDFGLAKHIDADSSLTGQGTAIGTPHYMAPEQAVGNSDEATSQSDIYSLGGILFAAIAGHPPLVGDTVMQTLMRVAHHPAPALRSVCAHADLEIEAIVGKCLEKQPHLRYATAGQLADDLDCYLAGRSISARSKGRLGKTIEWTRQVPVVAALMGQPSTDAPIGQRRFQTMMVILAALIPLVILSWSWWHHHRIAAMPSEVKLAGGLVGGLYTDTAAHLAEMMQQETGIPCRVVPTNGTWDNREQLVTGQVHLAPMQASAVGGDELAVVAPLFYEAVHVLVRRDGPVRSIADLPGHAIAVGPAGSGSRRAADLVLDSLDLDADTCPRIDVEWPQLKSMLVPTSPGEDRVSVAIICIGPGSELVRGILADGSWELISLTGSVAISLQHPTLLPMILQRSTYRNTYTAKASLREADIDSPTTGDEDATIETLGTTAFLVCRQDASDALVQAALEALYRSPTLVGLIPADHAAEWQGLAFHRAARAYFHLLAK